The Cloacibacterium sp. TD35 region TCTACTTCCGTAGTTTGCCCGTCAATGGTTACTTTAAATTTTTTAATTTCTTCGCTCATTTCTATGTATTATGAATTAAGCTTTAGCTTTATTAATGTCTAATATTATTGTTTTTCAACTACCGGAAGTGGATCTGCATAATGTGCAATTCCATAGTTTCTGGTTAAGCATTCTGGATTATTGATATGCCATTCGAACTCATCTCTAAAATGACAAATTGCTGCTGCTACAGGCCAAGCTGCTGCATCTCCTAATGGGCAAATGGTATTTCCTTCAATTTTTCTCTGAATATCCCATAGCAAGTCGATATCTTTCATTTCGCCTTGCCCTGATTCTATTTTTTTCAGAATTTTATACATCCATCCTGTTCCTTCACGACATGGTGTACATTGTCCGCAACTTTCGTGGTTGTAGAAATGTGCTAAGGTCATGGTGTGTTTTACCACACATTGGTCTTCATCTAAAACAATGAAACCACCAGAACCCATCATAGTTCCTGTAGCGAAACCACCATCAGAAAGAGATTCGTAGTTCATGTATCTTGGTTCACCTGCAGCTGTTTTAAGCAATAGATTTGCTGGAACAATTGGAACTGAAGAACCTCCAGGAATACACGCTTTTAATTTTTTACCATTCGGAATTCCGCCACAATATTCATCAGAGTAGATAAATTCTTCTACGGTGATGGTCATGTCTATTTCGTAAACTCCTGGTTTATTGATGTTTCCACAAGCGGAAATTAATTTAGTACCTGTAGAACGTCCTAAGCCAATTTTAGCGTATTCTGCTCCTGTAATATCAATTATTGGAACTACTGCAGCGATGGTTTCTACGTTATTTACCACAGTTGGAGATTGCCAAAGACCTTTTACCGCAGGGAAAGGTGGTTTTAATCTAGGATTTCCACGTTTTCCTTCTAGTGATTCTAGAAGTGCAGTTTCTTCTCCACAGATATAAGCACCAGCTCCTCTCTGAACATAGATTTCTAAATCGAAACCACTGCCTAAAATATTTTTACCAAGGAAACCTGCTTTTTTAGCTTCGTCAATTGCTTGTTCTAAAATATCTGGAATCCATG contains the following coding sequences:
- the nuoF gene encoding NADH-quinone oxidoreductase subunit NuoF, whose translation is MSKKLLLKNAHIEGIRNFDTYREHGGYQSVEKALKMTPDQIVEEVKTSGLRGRGGAGFPTGMKWSFLAKPEGVPRYLVVNADESEPGTFKDRYLMEHIPHLLIEGMIIASYALGSNTSYIYIRGEYAWIPDILEQAIDEAKKAGFLGKNILGSGFDLEIYVQRGAGAYICGEETALLESLEGKRGNPRLKPPFPAVKGLWQSPTVVNNVETIAAVVPIIDITGAEYAKIGLGRSTGTKLISACGNINKPGVYEIDMTITVEEFIYSDEYCGGIPNGKKLKACIPGGSSVPIVPANLLLKTAAGEPRYMNYESLSDGGFATGTMMGSGGFIVLDEDQCVVKHTMTLAHFYNHESCGQCTPCREGTGWMYKILKKIESGQGEMKDIDLLWDIQRKIEGNTICPLGDAAAWPVAAAICHFRDEFEWHINNPECLTRNYGIAHYADPLPVVEKQ